A stretch of the Papaver somniferum cultivar HN1 chromosome 6, ASM357369v1, whole genome shotgun sequence genome encodes the following:
- the LOC113291136 gene encoding receptor-like cytoplasmic kinase 185: protein MRAYIQRLLKEQWPDKLVSTSHNKIFSASVNNLVVAVRQVNEKSVSNIYRGQSLSSTINLRSLLYHPNIVDMIGYCIDGDQIFFVYNFLPSGSLKDHLHDLPPNKKPLDWNTRIKIAAKGIKYLHEKSKPPVIHGNIKPSNILLCKGYHPKLSDFLGFKERIPESDKSNHARIFSSQCYRHAPEFYMKFKLTQRSDIYSFGLVLLELISGRMAEIRPSLIEWLIELLVCLVIVRAKRKLVGGHEFTALADPLLKGRYPEQGLYQALSLAAECLQSKDASRPRIGDVVNVLSNLASQIYDPKTIQINRAGTLTIGNLDKERLTELWQHVWSFPT from the exons ATGCGGGCGTACATTCAGAGGTTGCTTAAAGAGCAGTGGCCAGATAAGCTTGTTTCTACTAGCCATAACAAAATTTTCAGTGCATCAGTCAACAACTTG GTAGTTGCAGTTAGACAAGTTAACGAGAAAAGCGTATCTAACATCTACCGTGGCCAGTCATTGTCTTCGACAATTAATTTGCGTAGCCTCTTATACCATCCTAACATAGTCGATATGATCGGTTACTGCATTGACGGAGACCAGATATTTTTCGTTTACAACTTCCTGCCGTCGGGATCTTTAAAGGATCATTTACATG ATCTTCCGCCCAATAAGAAGCCTCTGGACTGGAATACAAGGATTAAAATTGCAGCTAAAGGAATAAAATACTTGCACGAAAAATCAAAGCCTCCAGTAATCCATGGAAATATCAAACCTTCCAACATTCTCCTATGCAAAGGATATCACCCCAAGCTGTCAGATTTCCTTGGGTTTAAAGAACGGATTCCGGAATCTGACAAGTCTAACCATGCAAGGATTTTCAGCAGTCAGTGTTATCGCCATGCACCTGAATTTTATATGAAGTTTAAACTCACTCAACGATCCGACATCTACAGTTTTGGCCTTGTCTTGCTTGAACTGATTTCAGGGCGCATGGCTGAGATTAGACCTAGTCTCATTGAATGG CTGATTGAACTTCTTGTTTGTTTGGTGATTGTGCGGGCAAAACGTAAACTGGTGGGCGGTCATGAATTCACTGCGTTGGCTGATCCACTACTGAAAGGCCGTTATCCAGAGCAAGGCCTGTATCAAGCTCTTTCTCTTGCAGCTGAGTGTTTACAATCTAAAGATGCCAGTCGGCCTCGAATAGGAGATGTTGTGAACGTTCTATCAAATTTAGCCTCTCAAATTTATGACCCAAAGACAATCCAGATTAATCGCGCAGGCACATTAACAATTGGCAATCTTGACAAGGAAAGACTGACAGAGCTATGGCAGCACGTCTGGTCTTTCCCAACCTGA
- the LOC113288471 gene encoding defensin Ec-AMP-D2-like: MERSTRVFSTTVVVLMLLLLATEMGPNVAEARLCESASHRFKGICVRKSNCGAVCQTEGFSGGKCRGLRARCMCTKHCHQEEEAEVKN, translated from the exons ATGGAGCGTTCTACTCGTGTATTCTCAACCACTGTTGTAGTTCTTATGTTGCTTCTTCTCGCTACTG agatGGGGCCAAATGTAGCTGAAGCCAGGCTCTGCGAGTCAGCCAGTCACAGATTCAAGGGAATATGTGTAAGGAAGAGTAACTGTGGTGCTGTTTGCCAAACTGAAGGGTTCTCCGGTGGGAAATGCAGAGGTCTTCGTGCTCGCTGCATGTGCACTAAGCATtgtcatcaagaagaagaagctgaagtaAAAAACTAA